In Methanothrix sp., a genomic segment contains:
- the xth gene encoding exodeoxyribonuclease III: MSSMRILSWNVNGLRAIYKKGFVDWLIKDRPDVLCLQEIKAAADQMPAELKELPGYFAYFSPGTRKGRDGVALFTRTEPLSLECSLGFEGLDDEQRAIIADYGDFLLFNVYFPNGKASKERLSYKMRFYELFLDLMERLLAEGRNIVICGDVNTAHKEIDLARPKANEKVSGFLPEERVWIDRLLEHGFLDTFRIFHSEGGRYSFWDTKTRARERNVGWRIDYFFVTEGMRDRVKSAFILDDVYGSDHCPVGIEIEIEDETEDETGIEIAVQN; encoded by the coding sequence ATGTCATCGATGAGAATTCTATCCTGGAATGTGAATGGCCTGAGAGCCATCTATAAGAAGGGCTTTGTGGACTGGCTTATCAAAGACCGTCCCGATGTGCTCTGCCTGCAGGAGATCAAGGCGGCAGCAGATCAGATGCCTGCAGAGCTCAAAGAGCTTCCTGGCTACTTTGCTTATTTCAGCCCGGGCACAAGAAAAGGACGGGATGGTGTGGCACTGTTCACCAGGACTGAACCTTTGAGTCTGGAGTGCTCACTGGGCTTTGAGGGCCTCGATGATGAGCAAAGGGCTATCATCGCCGACTATGGGGATTTTCTCCTCTTCAATGTCTACTTCCCCAATGGCAAGGCCTCAAAGGAGAGGTTGAGCTATAAGATGAGGTTCTATGAGCTGTTTCTCGATCTCATGGAGAGGCTTTTGGCCGAGGGCAGGAATATTGTGATCTGTGGCGATGTCAACACAGCTCATAAGGAGATAGATCTCGCCCGGCCCAAAGCGAATGAGAAGGTCTCCGGATTTCTCCCTGAGGAGAGGGTCTGGATCGACCGGTTGCTGGAGCACGGCTTTCTGGACACCTTCAGAATCTTCCATTCAGAGGGAGGCAGATACTCCTTCTGGGATACTAAAACCAGGGCTCGCGAACGCAATGTAGGCTGGAGGATCGACTACTTCTTCGTCACTGAGGGCATGCGGGATCGGGTGAAATCGGCTTTCATCCTCGATGATGTCTACGGCTCTGACCACTGCCCGGTGGGAATAGAGATCGAGATTGAAGACGAGACCGAAGACGAGACCGGAATCGAAATCGCTGTCCAGAATTGA
- a CDS encoding DUF5320 domain-containing protein — MPWGDCTGPWWTGPRGNRAAGYYNPWCRRAAGFGMGYGRGYGRGFGYIPDEPFRQPTPEEKRDYLEAVARNLEEELKAVRAQIENLQP, encoded by the coding sequence ATGCCATGGGGAGATTGTACGGGGCCCTGGTGGACGGGCCCTCGCGGGAATAGAGCAGCAGGATATTATAATCCCTGGTGCCGCCGGGCAGCAGGTTTCGGCATGGGCTATGGCAGGGGCTATGGCAGAGGATTTGGGTATATTCCAGATGAGCCCTTCCGCCAGCCTACTCCAGAGGAAAAGAGAGATTATCTGGAGGCAGTAGCCAGGAATCTGGAGGAAGAGCTGAAAGCAGTGCGCGCTCAGATCGAGAATCTGCAGCCCTGA
- a CDS encoding ABC transporter substrate-binding protein, giving the protein MVTITDEDGRNVAVPLDPNSIICLSPGASEVIYALGESDRMIAVTEDCDMPPTLLEKEHIGKSGGDADIEKIIELNPDLVIGKTGALFPEDMKQKLTDYGIPVLRYRLLHIDALIPMIRDLGRVLEKKDEALEMADRISGYYDTVF; this is encoded by the coding sequence ATGGTCACGATTACGGACGAAGACGGCCGGAATGTGGCCGTGCCCCTGGACCCCAATAGCATTATATGCCTCTCCCCAGGAGCATCTGAGGTGATCTATGCTCTGGGAGAATCGGATCGAATGATTGCCGTCACAGAGGACTGCGACATGCCTCCCACTCTGCTGGAAAAAGAGCATATAGGAAAGTCCGGTGGCGATGCGGATATCGAAAAAATAATCGAGCTGAACCCCGATCTGGTGATTGGCAAAACTGGGGCTCTGTTCCCTGAGGATATGAAGCAGAAGCTGACAGACTATGGGATTCCAGTGCTGCGGTATCGGCTACTGCATATCGATGCTTTGATCCCCATGATCAGGGATCTGGGACGAGTTCTGGAAAAGAAGGATGAAGCCCTGGAAATGGCCGACAGGATTTCCGGATACTATGATACCGTTTTTTGA
- a CDS encoding ABC transporter substrate-binding protein, with the protein MRTAFLVIICIGLLSITGSGEMVTVVDFTGHSVSVDAPIKSIVSLAGGASEIICALDEGASLVGRSTNSDFPPYLAKVEGVGKSSHSPDIELILELDPDLVVADTMISDGDKKILEDAGIPVMEEKFIDPSRTILIMENLGQVLGKEKRAQELVEFIKNYQDKIQDQVAALPEKDVPRVFFEWYGTPYHTVSSSGSYHNFITFAGGLNVAADLGNESNSYPDVSPEWVVQIDPDIILQSEPGTKNYTEDELAQLRDEIMSRPELQSVKAVEDGRVFVMSGKITSGIRAIVGELYLAKWLHPQQFEDVDPDSVHRELIDKFYGLDLEGAYAFPSSSLLDMEIK; encoded by the coding sequence ATGAGGACAGCCTTTCTGGTTATTATCTGTATCGGCCTCCTTTCCATTACTGGAAGCGGAGAAATGGTCACAGTAGTCGATTTTACCGGACACTCTGTGAGCGTGGATGCGCCGATAAAAAGCATCGTCTCTCTCGCAGGAGGAGCTTCAGAGATCATTTGTGCTCTGGACGAGGGAGCAAGCCTGGTGGGACGTTCGACCAACTCCGACTTTCCTCCCTATCTGGCCAAGGTTGAAGGGGTGGGGAAGAGTTCCCATTCGCCCGATATTGAGCTGATATTGGAGCTGGACCCTGATCTGGTAGTTGCCGACACAATGATCTCCGACGGGGATAAGAAGATCCTGGAGGATGCGGGAATACCGGTAATGGAGGAGAAATTCATAGATCCCTCCAGGACGATCCTGATTATGGAGAACCTGGGCCAGGTTTTAGGAAAAGAAAAGCGAGCTCAAGAGCTTGTAGAATTTATCAAGAATTACCAGGATAAAATCCAGGACCAAGTTGCTGCTCTGCCGGAAAAGGACGTCCCAAGAGTCTTCTTCGAGTGGTATGGAACGCCCTATCATACCGTTTCATCCAGCGGTTCTTATCATAATTTCATAACATTTGCCGGAGGATTGAATGTTGCCGCTGACCTGGGAAATGAATCGAATTCGTATCCTGACGTGAGCCCCGAGTGGGTAGTACAGATCGACCCAGATATAATCCTTCAGTCGGAGCCCGGCACCAAAAACTACACTGAGGATGAGCTGGCCCAGTTGAGGGATGAGATAATGAGCCGGCCGGAGCTGCAGAGCGTAAAGGCGGTAGAAGACGGAAGGGTCTTTGTGATGAGCGGCAAGATCACATCGGGAATACGGGCGATAGTTGGTGAGCTTTATCTAGCTAAATGGCTTCATCCCCAACAGTTCGAAGATGTGGACCCTGATTCTGTGCACCGGGAGCTCATAGATAAGTTCTATGGCCTTGATCTAGAGGGGGCTTATGCCTTTCCCTCATCTTCCTTATTAGATATGGAGATCAAATAA
- a CDS encoding iron ABC transporter permease, giving the protein MERLQTGIAAPELNLKDEYSQFVKRKVLALLLSLLGIILLTGVAVTLGSAHITPTQVYSCILARFFPDHFVTTDFLDTIVWKLRLHRVILAIFAGMGLAIAGAAMQGILKNPLASPFTLGIASAASFGASLAIILGAGFIGGEYLIVGNAFVFTIIASLGVYGLAKYRGVSPETMVLAGIAIMYLFSAMTSSLQYVGHSEQVHEVVFWMMGSLGRSSWDKVGIIALVTVLCSLILMRLSWDINALGAGDETAESLGVNVELVRVSGMMLAALITASVICFTGTIGFIGLVAPHITRMVVSGDHRFLLPASGLFGALLLLGADTMARTIMAPVILPVGIMTAYMGVPFFLYLFMKRRKEFW; this is encoded by the coding sequence GTGGAGAGACTGCAAACTGGAATAGCAGCACCGGAATTGAATCTAAAGGATGAGTACTCTCAATTCGTGAAACGCAAGGTTCTGGCCTTGCTGCTCTCCCTGCTGGGAATAATCCTCCTGACAGGAGTGGCGGTGACCCTTGGCTCGGCTCATATCACCCCGACACAGGTTTACTCCTGCATACTGGCCAGGTTCTTTCCTGACCACTTTGTAACCACAGACTTCTTGGATACCATTGTCTGGAAGCTGAGGCTACACCGGGTGATCCTGGCCATTTTTGCCGGAATGGGGCTGGCCATTGCAGGAGCAGCCATGCAGGGCATTCTAAAGAACCCTCTGGCCAGCCCCTTCACTCTGGGAATCGCTTCAGCTGCCTCCTTTGGAGCATCACTGGCCATAATTCTCGGTGCAGGGTTCATCGGTGGCGAGTATCTGATCGTTGGCAACGCTTTTGTCTTCACCATAATAGCTTCGCTGGGCGTCTACGGCCTGGCAAAATATCGAGGAGTAAGCCCGGAGACAATGGTTCTGGCAGGCATCGCCATCATGTACCTCTTCAGTGCCATGACCTCGTCTCTGCAGTATGTGGGCCATTCAGAGCAGGTTCATGAAGTGGTCTTCTGGATGATGGGCAGCCTTGGTCGCTCATCCTGGGACAAGGTTGGTATAATCGCCCTGGTGACTGTACTCTGCTCTTTGATTTTGATGAGGCTCTCCTGGGACATCAATGCTCTGGGAGCGGGAGACGAGACAGCTGAGAGCCTGGGGGTCAATGTAGAGCTGGTCAGGGTCTCGGGAATGATGCTGGCTGCTCTGATCACCGCCAGTGTGATCTGCTTTACCGGCACCATCGGCTTCATCGGCCTGGTTGCACCTCATATCACCAGGATGGTCGTGTCGGGCGACCACAGATTCCTGCTTCCGGCATCGGGTCTTTTCGGTGCCTTACTGCTGTTGGGTGCGGACACCATGGCCAGGACGATCATGGCTCCAGTCATACTGCCGGTGGGGATCATGACCGCCTACATGGGAGTGCCATTCTTTCTCTATCTGTTCATGAAAAGGAGGAAGGAATTTTGGTAA
- the bchH gene encoding magnesium chelatase subunit H, translating to MKIVIISPILITSLIKASQELNEEFELELDLRIYYPNQIDNEEISSDEIAEELKSADAVLVDLMGAGGRSIEIISSSLKGERNTAVSLVVPMGRAFQEMMQITRLGSFHGAWLAERMAGMEMKGQPVDEDPDALRKKIDKGRRMMEMALKMVQAGGRVMPVGPIKDAANYIKFTKYWKFGGRENYKNLLILLLRDYLGVSLPPAGDPAERPDFGIYHPRHGYFEDLEEYLEAFGFNHRLPTIGFLFYGGRYFDQCRSAIEVLASSFEDMNIIPVYSDGINNLKAMRRYFFRDGQPITDAIVNLTMFRLNGGPLGGNHQLTRDLLKEINAPLYTPASMHRREVVDWMRSPTGLNPMEAIISVIWPELDGSIEPIPCCGVGVIQGSSPPVQEVVTIPDRLIRIRSRIQKRIELKTKPNEEKRVALIIYSYPPGEGNLGGASYLDVFKSIKSLLKRMKDEGFSVYVPEGKLHDLFEDLAIANTGQWFCAEKIIKNSFYLSAEAYRNYFYSLPEKMQDEVTTAWGDVPGTVMTSGEKILIPGIELGNVFLGIQPARPPLKGQDLSGASHDKTKPPHHQYIAFYRWLETVWRADAIVHVGTHGLAEFTKGKEVGMSASCFPDLLMGDMPHFYFYHVTNTSEAVVAKRRLYATIISHNNPPFTSSDLYEDYVLLQNLIDEHGEAEVQNPESCSRIKERIMAVAQELHLEETDIDRIHDELYEMKRRIIPKGLHVLGEGYEKEDLKRFLEFVLRYDRGDIKSINRILAEENGLDYDSALMDRPSHASQLAEMDRRCTSIVECCLERSLDEAVEESALSSERRSELREALRYGIMLLESYSDNEVEIDNFICGLRGEFIEQGDGGDIIRSPEILPTGRNLTQFDPTRIPTENAFKRGEEIARNTLSEHLERNGCYPESIGTVLWGFETTKTGGETVGQILSYLGVRIERSRGTWSPKLYVVPLEALGRPRIDCLVNICGFFRDMFPNLIELLDQAFDLVAGLDEPLEFNYIRKHSMENLEHLKESGLDPKTKRKMANGRIFGPQAGEYGTRILPLIEDSVWRTEDELAEVFIQSVNHLYARDLHACKVDSLYRDNLARVKLVSQVRDSHDREIIDLDHYFEYFGGLSNAVRRTCGVRPQMLISDTTGEAIRTEDLKSSVNRGIRTRLLNPKWINGMLEHDHHGAQQIAKRVENALGLAATTHIVDNWIWASVAERYIFDDMTRERITENNRFAAAHLVERLIEAENRGYWKATDEEKEKLRVAYLKIEGEIEDDT from the coding sequence ATGAAGATTGTCATTATTTCACCTATTCTCATCACAAGCCTCATCAAAGCATCTCAAGAACTGAATGAGGAGTTTGAGCTGGAGCTTGATCTCAGGATCTATTATCCAAACCAAATAGACAATGAAGAGATTTCATCGGATGAGATCGCAGAAGAGCTCAAGTCTGCTGATGCTGTTTTAGTGGACCTCATGGGCGCAGGAGGCCGGTCGATTGAAATCATATCCAGCAGTCTCAAAGGCGAGAGAAATACTGCCGTCAGCCTGGTTGTCCCCATGGGCCGGGCCTTTCAGGAGATGATGCAGATCACCAGGCTTGGGTCTTTTCATGGAGCATGGCTGGCCGAGAGGATGGCCGGCATGGAGATGAAGGGGCAGCCTGTTGATGAGGACCCCGACGCCCTTCGGAAGAAGATAGATAAAGGCCGGAGGATGATGGAGATGGCCTTAAAAATGGTGCAGGCTGGAGGGAGGGTCATGCCTGTGGGGCCGATAAAGGATGCAGCAAACTACATAAAATTTACAAAATACTGGAAATTCGGTGGCCGGGAAAACTACAAAAATCTTCTGATCCTTCTTCTGAGAGATTACCTGGGCGTATCACTTCCTCCTGCAGGTGACCCGGCGGAGAGGCCAGACTTCGGCATATATCATCCCCGGCACGGCTACTTCGAAGACCTTGAAGAGTACCTGGAAGCATTCGGGTTTAACCATCGGCTCCCCACGATCGGTTTCCTCTTTTACGGCGGGAGATATTTTGACCAGTGCAGATCAGCAATAGAGGTACTCGCCTCATCCTTTGAGGACATGAACATCATACCCGTTTATTCCGACGGCATCAACAATTTAAAGGCAATGAGGAGATACTTTTTTAGAGATGGCCAGCCGATAACTGATGCTATTGTAAATCTAACCATGTTCCGCCTGAACGGTGGCCCGCTGGGCGGAAACCACCAGCTGACCAGAGATCTGCTGAAGGAGATTAATGCCCCCCTCTACACCCCAGCATCTATGCACAGGAGAGAGGTAGTGGATTGGATGAGATCTCCAACTGGCCTGAATCCCATGGAGGCTATAATATCGGTCATCTGGCCGGAACTGGATGGAAGCATCGAGCCAATCCCTTGCTGCGGGGTAGGTGTGATACAGGGTAGCAGCCCTCCTGTTCAGGAGGTGGTCACGATACCTGACAGATTAATTCGCATACGCTCCCGAATTCAGAAGAGAATTGAGCTCAAGACTAAACCCAATGAAGAAAAGCGTGTGGCTCTGATCATCTACAGCTATCCACCGGGGGAAGGCAACCTGGGCGGGGCATCTTATCTGGACGTGTTCAAGAGCATAAAGAGCCTCTTGAAGAGGATGAAAGATGAAGGATTCTCTGTCTATGTGCCGGAAGGAAAGCTACACGATCTCTTTGAAGACCTGGCGATTGCAAACACAGGCCAGTGGTTTTGCGCTGAAAAAATCATCAAGAATAGCTTTTATCTTAGTGCGGAGGCATATAGAAACTACTTCTATTCTTTGCCAGAGAAAATGCAGGACGAGGTTACCACGGCATGGGGTGATGTTCCTGGCACTGTGATGACCTCGGGAGAGAAGATCCTCATTCCCGGCATCGAGCTGGGAAATGTATTCCTGGGGATTCAGCCCGCGAGGCCGCCCTTGAAGGGGCAGGATCTATCTGGAGCGTCTCATGATAAGACAAAGCCGCCTCATCATCAGTATATCGCCTTTTACCGCTGGTTGGAGACTGTCTGGAGGGCAGATGCAATCGTGCACGTTGGGACTCACGGCCTGGCCGAATTCACAAAAGGAAAGGAGGTGGGAATGAGTGCCTCATGCTTCCCGGACCTTCTGATGGGAGACATGCCTCACTTTTACTTCTACCATGTGACAAATACTTCAGAAGCAGTTGTGGCCAAAAGAAGGCTCTACGCCACTATTATCAGCCACAACAATCCTCCCTTCACATCTTCTGACCTGTATGAGGATTATGTTCTGCTACAAAACCTAATAGACGAGCATGGAGAGGCAGAAGTTCAGAACCCAGAATCATGCTCTCGAATCAAGGAACGGATAATGGCAGTTGCACAGGAGCTTCACCTCGAGGAGACCGATATAGATCGCATCCATGACGAGCTTTATGAGATGAAAAGAAGGATAATTCCGAAAGGCCTGCATGTTTTGGGGGAGGGATATGAAAAGGAAGATCTGAAGCGTTTCTTGGAATTTGTTCTTAGATACGATCGAGGAGACATCAAGTCGATAAATCGTATTTTGGCAGAGGAGAATGGTCTGGATTACGACTCTGCCTTAATGGATAGGCCCTCTCATGCCTCTCAGCTTGCAGAGATGGACAGAAGATGCACGAGTATAGTGGAATGCTGTCTGGAAAGATCGCTGGATGAGGCGGTCGAGGAAAGCGCTCTTTCATCTGAAAGAAGGTCTGAGCTGAGAGAAGCCCTGAGATACGGCATAATGCTTTTGGAAAGCTACTCTGATAACGAGGTTGAGATCGACAACTTCATTTGCGGCCTTCGGGGTGAGTTTATAGAGCAGGGAGATGGCGGAGACATTATCCGCTCTCCAGAGATCCTACCAACCGGAAGAAACCTCACGCAGTTTGACCCCACAAGAATTCCCACAGAGAATGCATTTAAGCGAGGTGAAGAGATTGCCAGGAATACCTTGTCCGAGCACCTGGAGAGGAACGGCTGCTATCCAGAGAGCATTGGAACAGTGCTCTGGGGATTTGAGACGACCAAAACCGGTGGGGAGACGGTTGGACAGATACTCAGCTATCTGGGCGTGAGGATCGAGAGAAGCAGAGGGACCTGGTCGCCAAAGTTATATGTGGTTCCGCTGGAAGCTTTGGGCAGGCCGAGAATCGACTGTCTGGTGAACATATGTGGATTTTTTAGGGATATGTTCCCCAATCTCATAGAGCTCTTGGATCAGGCTTTCGACCTTGTTGCTGGTCTTGATGAGCCGCTGGAGTTCAACTACATCAGAAAGCACTCAATGGAAAACCTTGAGCACCTGAAGGAGAGTGGACTTGATCCAAAAACGAAAAGGAAGATGGCCAACGGTCGAATATTCGGTCCGCAGGCAGGGGAATACGGCACGCGCATCCTACCGCTGATCGAGGATTCGGTATGGAGAACAGAAGACGAACTGGCAGAGGTCTTCATCCAGTCTGTAAATCACCTCTATGCCAGGGATCTGCATGCATGCAAGGTCGATTCTCTATACCGCGACAATCTAGCCAGGGTCAAGCTCGTCTCTCAGGTGAGGGACTCTCATGATCGAGAGATAATCGATCTGGACCACTATTTCGAGTACTTCGGCGGGCTGTCCAATGCCGTGAGGAGGACGTGCGGAGTGAGACCCCAGATGCTCATCTCCGACACCACCGGCGAGGCCATCCGCACTGAAGATCTAAAAAGCTCTGTTAACAGGGGCATAAGGACCAGGCTTCTCAATCCCAAATGGATAAACGGCATGCTGGAGCATGATCATCACGGAGCGCAGCAGATCGCCAAACGGGTAGAAAATGCCCTGGGTTTAGCTGCAACTACTCACATCGTGGACAACTGGATCTGGGCATCAGTTGCTGAGCGTTATATTTTTGACGATATGACTCGGGAGAGGATTACGGAGAACAACAGATTCGCGGCCGCACATCTGGTGGAACGACTCATCGAGGCCGAGAACAGGGGATACTGGAAGGCGACCGATGAGGAGAAAGAGAAGCTCAGAGTTGCATATCTGAAGATAGAAGGGGAAATTGAAGATGATACATAA
- a CDS encoding ferredoxin family protein produces MYETENKKAMRRMGQAMMATMPLQLKVQVMFKMLLAGDDDDKRRKIMEEAKQRRRFTVPRERIEWYPTIDHHKCKNCKICLEFCPKGVFSEDDKNKITVSSPYECVMLCSGCEIKCPHDAISFPDRKDFYGYVYYV; encoded by the coding sequence ATGTATGAAACAGAGAACAAAAAAGCCATGAGGAGGATGGGCCAGGCAATGATGGCCACAATGCCGCTGCAGCTAAAGGTCCAGGTTATGTTCAAGATGCTGCTGGCAGGAGACGATGATGATAAACGCAGAAAGATAATGGAAGAGGCAAAACAGAGGCGCCGCTTCACTGTTCCAAGAGAACGAATCGAGTGGTATCCAACCATCGATCACCATAAATGCAAGAACTGCAAAATTTGTCTGGAGTTCTGTCCTAAAGGCGTCTTTTCAGAGGATGACAAGAACAAGATAACCGTTTCAAGCCCGTATGAATGCGTGATGCTATGCAGCGGCTGCGAGATAAAGTGCCCGCACGACGCGATCTCTTTCCCAGACAGGAAAGACTTCTACGGATATGTTTATTACGTTTGA
- a CDS encoding ABC transporter substrate-binding protein: MKPWKWPTGFPDTMIPFFDRTETIPDEDRPEVYFMSMGHFDWTANRDSTGNIRVVEAGGRNIAADLPTKVPHVDMEWVIEQNPEIIVYSMSQEQYNATTPTIEEMEAKRDEIMSLPGFEDIDAVKTGRVYITDIKMASGLKGTVYGPNQPGAKPSTIPYEDAEVKLTEYSTI; encoded by the coding sequence ATGAAGCCCTGGAAATGGCCGACAGGATTTCCGGATACTATGATACCGTTTTTTGACCGAACTGAGACGATTCCCGATGAGGACAGGCCTGAGGTATATTTCATGTCAATGGGCCACTTCGATTGGACGGCTAATAGGGATTCAACGGGGAATATCAGAGTTGTCGAGGCCGGGGGCAGGAATATCGCTGCAGATCTGCCGACCAAGGTGCCTCATGTGGACATGGAATGGGTGATCGAGCAAAATCCAGAGATAATAGTCTACTCCATGTCACAGGAGCAGTACAATGCGACTACGCCTACAATTGAGGAGATGGAGGCCAAAAGAGATGAAATTATGTCTCTGCCCGGATTTGAAGACATCGATGCCGTCAAGACAGGAAGGGTCTATATAACAGATATAAAGATGGCAAGCGGTCTCAAAGGAACTGTGTATGGACCAAACCAGCCGGGCGCCAAACCATCCACAATACCTTACGAAGATGCAGAGGTTAAGCTGACTGAGTATTCAACGATATAA
- a CDS encoding lamin tail domain-containing protein: MRRILMSITVLMAVNLAGADVLINEMLANPASDWNGNGVVSGMDDEFIELYNSGNESLDISGYVLRDTVFRSNPGEYVFPNGTVIAAGDFLVIFASKSGVFQGNDGDTIRLYDPFGNLVDEKAYNSTVEDVSFARIPDGGEWSNSTAPTPGKPNQQSAV; the protein is encoded by the coding sequence TTGAGAAGAATACTGATGTCGATAACGGTGCTCATGGCCGTAAATCTGGCCGGTGCCGATGTGCTGATCAACGAGATGCTGGCCAATCCAGCCTCGGATTGGAATGGCAATGGAGTGGTTAGCGGTATGGATGATGAATTCATAGAGCTTTATAATTCTGGGAATGAATCCCTGGATATAAGCGGATATGTCCTTCGGGATACTGTATTCAGATCAAATCCTGGAGAATATGTCTTTCCCAATGGGACTGTGATCGCTGCCGGGGATTTCCTGGTCATATTCGCCTCCAAGAGCGGCGTGTTTCAAGGAAACGATGGGGACACCATAAGGCTTTATGATCCGTTCGGGAACTTGGTGGACGAGAAAGCATACAATTCCACGGTAGAAGATGTCTCCTTTGCCAGGATTCCGGATGGAGGAGAATGGAGCAACAGCACTGCACCCACACCCGGCAAGCCAAACCAGCAATCTGCTGTTTGA
- a CDS encoding sirohydrochlorin cobaltochelatase, which produces MRRSMPGLAALLAIEFLSPSQGAMDRPAREDPAILLVAFGTSYPEAQAAYENAERIYREQFPGAEIRMAFTSEHIRRKLQERDDVTIDNPLTALSHLHDKGHVDVVVQSLHVIPGDEFHDLANIVNEIKGIKGKFSFRNLELGAPLLGAIDDYRAVSAALARQFDQNTTGVERTVHSSPRDAGQMAVVFMGHGTEHPANSAYYQMAAILAEDHENVFLGTVEGYPGYDEVLANLKRSGVRKVRLIPFMLVAGDHALNDLAGDEPESWKSMLEEEGFAIDSNLLGMGENDGIVQILIQHTREAFGKFDKGM; this is translated from the coding sequence ATGAGAAGATCAATGCCAGGGCTGGCAGCATTGCTCGCCATCGAATTCCTATCTCCCTCCCAGGGTGCAATGGACCGGCCGGCCAGGGAGGATCCGGCGATATTGCTGGTGGCATTCGGCACCAGCTATCCTGAGGCTCAGGCGGCATATGAGAACGCAGAGAGGATCTACCGGGAGCAGTTTCCCGGTGCAGAGATCAGAATGGCTTTCACCTCTGAGCATATCCGGCGCAAGCTGCAGGAGAGGGATGATGTCACCATAGACAATCCCCTCACTGCCCTCTCTCATCTCCATGATAAGGGGCATGTCGATGTTGTTGTTCAGTCGTTGCATGTGATACCGGGAGATGAGTTCCATGATCTGGCCAATATCGTAAATGAGATTAAAGGAATAAAAGGAAAATTCTCTTTCAGAAATCTGGAGCTGGGCGCCCCTCTCCTCGGGGCGATCGATGATTATCGAGCTGTATCTGCTGCCTTGGCCCGGCAGTTCGATCAGAATACCACTGGTGTGGAGAGAACTGTCCATTCCAGCCCCAGAGATGCCGGCCAGATGGCAGTGGTCTTCATGGGACACGGGACTGAGCACCCGGCAAATAGCGCCTACTATCAGATGGCAGCCATCCTGGCAGAGGACCATGAGAATGTCTTCCTGGGCACTGTTGAGGGGTATCCGGGCTACGATGAGGTGCTCGCCAACCTGAAGAGATCGGGGGTCAGAAAGGTCCGGCTGATCCCATTCATGCTCGTGGCAGGTGATCATGCCCTGAATGACCTTGCAGGAGATGAGCCGGAATCCTGGAAGAGCATGCTGGAAGAGGAAGGATTCGCGATCGACTCCAATCTATTGGGGATGGGTGAGAACGACGGCATTGTCCAGATACTCATCCAACACACAAGAGAAGCCTTCGGCAAATTCGATAAAGGGATGTAA
- a CDS encoding ABC transporter substrate-binding protein, translating into MRKKALQILISLLLVIENLGRALGKEERASELAGQLKGYHDLIKERTLGINSEERPTVFFEWLGKPYHSASNGTSYDNFIDFAGGVNIAANESVDYPNVSPEWVIEKDPDVILHILGSSKDYTEEELEQWRDEIISRPELQNSRAVKEGRVYVLSGTVATGIRSAIGELYLAKWFYPELFDDIDPGAEHEKLIQEFYNMKLEGGYAYPSDA; encoded by the coding sequence TTGAGAAAAAAGGCTTTGCAGATCCTGATCTCTCTTTTATTGGTCATCGAGAACCTGGGAAGGGCTCTTGGAAAAGAGGAGCGCGCTTCTGAGCTGGCGGGCCAGCTGAAAGGTTATCATGATCTTATAAAAGAGAGAACCTTGGGCATAAATTCGGAGGAGAGACCAACCGTGTTCTTCGAGTGGCTGGGAAAGCCGTATCATTCGGCATCCAACGGCACATCCTATGACAACTTCATCGACTTTGCCGGCGGAGTCAACATCGCAGCCAATGAATCGGTCGATTATCCCAATGTCAGCCCGGAATGGGTGATAGAGAAAGATCCGGATGTCATACTTCACATTCTGGGAAGCTCGAAGGACTATACAGAGGAGGAGCTAGAGCAGTGGAGGGATGAGATCATATCTCGGCCGGAGCTGCAGAATTCAAGGGCGGTCAAAGAGGGACGGGTCTATGTTTTAAGCGGTACGGTGGCCACGGGAATCCGCTCTGCGATCGGCGAGCTTTACCTGGCCAAGTGGTTCTATCCAGAATTATTCGATGACATAGATCCGGGTGCCGAGCATGAGAAGCTCATACAGGAGTTCTACAACATGAAGCTGGAGGGAGGATACGCTTATCCCTCCGATGCCTGA